The DNA region AtcttccaccccatccccctcctgccctcccccagcgtTTGCCATCAGCTCCGCCTGGGCGAGGGGGTTGGAGGAAGCTCTCACTACAATCTTACCATCTTATACGTTCTAATATTTTTCTACTTTATTATTACTTTAACTATGGTTTAATACTGAGCTGCATCCTGTAACTCCCAGGGTAACGAAGCCAGAAGCAGCAGGATCTTGGGTcacgcatgtgtgtgtgtctcctcccacccacctctcttcccacccccccaccccgcccatccTTTCTCAGCGTGgggaaaaagaaagctgagagtgaggagtggagaaggagagagagcgTGTCTCTGATtcactttcctcccctccccaccccaccccagggcaggACGGCCGCTCTTGGCCACGAAAGGCACCAGGGGGCTAACCTGGCGAGCTGGTTTCTTCCGGGTTAGCCCCCCGACACCTGCTTTTCGTGCCTGATCCCTGCGATGGGGGGAAACGCCTCCACAGATGGGGGCCAAGAACTCTTCTGGATTGTATTAAGTGCCttaactccccaccccaccctgtgaTGACCTGGGGGCGGGCCTTTGAAGGAGGGCCATGCCCTCCCCCATAAGagggtggctgggggtgtggcctTTGAGGGGGTCCGTGCCCTCCCCCATAGGGCAAGGGGTGGATTCAGGGAAAGAAGCCACGCCCCAGAGAAGGGGCGTTGAGCTGGGGCTGAAGAGTAGGGGTGGGAGTGATGGGGGtactgggggggagaggggttggcgCATTGGAGGGTATTTAACCTTTGGGCGTCTTCTCCGGTGGGATGCACCCCAGGAGGGGATTATAAAGCTGCTGTGATTGGAGCATTAGAAGGTTGGTGGGTGTTGGTGTGTGGCTGCATCTGGGGCCCTCAAGAGTCAGCTTGGTTGATGGGTttggcgcccccccccccccccgccatgtgtGCCCCGGCAGAGGTTGGGAAGACTCCACCCGTACAGGGCAGACCCACCTGGATGAATTGGCAGCTCCCTCCTGTTGGGGTTTGCCTGTGGGTCGCCTCTCCCTGCCTGGAGCTCGTCTGTGTTGGCAGCGCCATCAGACCAAGCTCAGGCAGCTGGTTTAGAGCGCCCCTTCCTGGTCGGGGGCTGCAAAGCACGCAGCTGTGCGGCAGAGCAGCACGGGACTCTCACGATGCTAATGAACTGAGAAAGGGCTTGATGCGAGGGGTTGTTTGCAAGCCCCTTTGGGCTGGTCTGGCAGACACATGCCCCCCTGGGTTTAGGGGGTGGTGGGGACAGAGCTGTTCCTTAAATGCCTtcatgggggggtgaggggaaatgaGAATTGAgccctgctggggggaggaggggggatgcTCAGGCAGGAGCAAGCCCTCCCCTAAGCCCCAAgctttgtgtgtgcgtgtgcatgtgtgtaaaacaaaaaaacactacatgggctgggggtgggaggagcctgtgggcagggggtggagcctgtgggcagggggtgtggcttTTACCCATCCCAATGCCCGTTTTGATTGGATtaacctattttttttccttctgatttgcgactctttttttaaaaacaaatagattTAAAAGCTTCCAAATTTTCCCTTCCCCGAGCTCTGCTCCCACGGGGCACCGAAGGGCGCGGGCCCAGCTGCGGGAAAGGGGCCCCCGTCTCTCCACCACCTTGCTCCATCACTGATAGCTGGGCAACGGGAGGCGCAGATGACGCCGTTTCAACGGGAGAGCAGAACTGGCGCAAAGGACTGCGCCGCGTGGAGAACCGGGGTCGCCCTGAGGCTTGTGGTATCCTCCAGGCATtcaggggcagcagaggggatCTGGGGTGAGGGTCACACTAGGGAtttgaggggggcaggggaggactgGGCTTTGCAAGGGCCCTATGGATTtatttgtgggggagaggggaacaggGTCCTGCCAAGACCTAGGTACAAGTTTGTCTTTTTCCAGAAAGACGCCCTGGGACAAAAAGTCCCGTCTCCTCGGatttctctgcagcgtggggggAGACGCATGCCCCAAAGCAGATGACCCCCACAGGCTGAGCCCCTCCTGTTGGTACAAAAGAAATTCTCAGCCCACCCCCCAGACCTGTTTAAATGTTAAAGGCCTTTCCAAAGTATATACCGCATAGTAGTGTGTACAAAAAAAAAGCCCCACCCCCAAACGGGGCAACCCCCCCCCAACCTATTTCTacagtagagagacaaggttccTGTTTCAGATAGAAATGTTATTTTAGATACATTTTATTATGAATAACTTTTGTTATGACTATGGCTGGTAACCATGAATAcgttattaaaaaacaaaacagaaaaaaaaaactttacaaaaaaaaaaaaaccaaaaaccaaacccGGCAGCCCGTGTTCGCTGGCTCTTTGTCTCGCTGCGTCCCACCTCCCACTGTCTGTCCGTGTGAAAGAACCTGCCCCCGAACCAAATACGAGACCTCCCCATGGAAACACCCCAAAACCCTCTCTGATAAAGTTGTACTTATTTTGTAACCCTGCTTTTTATTCTTGATTTGTTCGGTGTGGACGGGTGTATTTCTTTACAAAGGTAAGAGCCAGGATGGGGCAgctggcccagtggttagagcgctGGTGAGCGGTGGTTTGCTACTTAAACTCCTGGAGCACTCTGGGCTGGAAGCTGTTACGCccctggctcccacaggcagagATCTGGGCACCATCTGGTATTTTTAAACCCAAGATTTTGAGGCCTTCACTAGcggggagggcagggcactgACTATTTTGTTCCTTCCCTATGCAGGGCAAGCGCTTGGGGAGTGGTAGGAGGGACCCAGATGTGGCACAGCTGTTTAGGTGAATCCTGTCTGGTGTGCCTGGCTATCCACCACCGCCTGCCCCttcatgccagaggctgtgcttCTCTGAGACCCGTGGGCACGGCTGGGGGCCAGCTTGGCTTCCCAAGAggagagccagggccggctccttgaggcagcagcatctctgctCACGTGTGAGGCATAACTCTGGGTTTTTCTCCTCTCCATGATCCTGAGCTTCTTTCTCGCTGCAATAGCCAGTGCCAGGCTTCTGTGCAGTTGCCCCCAGCTCTCGGTTACTTCATCCAAACCGTCTTGGGGCAGAAAATGGGGGTTTCGACAGtgatttcctccccaccccccttctaaCAGTTTGCAGGCAAATTTCAGCTTTGTGGGGTCAGAAAGATCTGTGTTTTTGAGGGGCTTGCCTGCCATTGGCCCCAGGTGTCATTGTCCCGCTGCAGCAGGTCCCCCTTTCCTCTGGTGCCAGGATCTGTTGACTGAACTACGTCCCCCACTGTGCACTGCTGGCAGGGActctggtgcattgtgggaaatgTAGTCTGAGCCAGGGGAATGGACAGGCCCCTGAGCCTTGCTGATAGGCTGTCGGCTCCAAATTATCGGAGCTTCCAGGTGTGTGAGCAGGGACTGATGGGGCTGTAACGAGGGGTCCTTGGGCAGAACCCCTCTGCTCTTCCCCCCATGCCATGCTGTCAACCCCCTTAAGCCGAACCTTAGCCCCCCTCAGCTCTGCATCCAACTGGGCCCCTTTCTGCTGCGTCACGCCTGCTGCTGGGGTGGTCCGTTCCCTTTCAGCACACATGCTGATCAGCCCTGGCTGGCATCATGTTCAACCATGGGAACTGATTCTGGGTTCTCGTTGGTAGGGCCCGCCCATGCCCAGCTGGTGCTCGTactgctgcacagggcaggacttGTGCCAGGCTGTACATGTAACAGGGCCCACCCCACTCATCTTCCCCCTGCtgttcctgaccccagctccctgGGCCTTCCAGCCACTGCTCTGGCACTAACCCCTGCGTgggaatcagagaatatcagggttggaagggacctcaggaggtatctagtccagccccctgctcaaagcaggaccaaccccaactaaatcatcccagccagggctttgtcaagccggaccttaaaaacctctaaggaaggagattccaccacctccctagggaacccattccagtgcttcaccaccctcctaatgaaatagtgtttcctaatatccaacctaggcctccctcactgcaacttgagaccattgctccttgttctgtcatctgccaccactgagaacagctgagctccatcctctttggagccccccttcaggtagttgaaagcagctatcaaatccccgcttcactcttctcttctgcagactaaacaatccaggttccctcagcctctctgcataagtcacgtgccccagccccctaatcattttttgttgccctccgctggactctttctaatttttccacatcctttctgtagtgggggaaccaaaactggaagcactattccaggtgtggcctcactagtgtcaaatagaggggaataatcacttcctttgatCTACTGGCAgtgttcctactaatacagcccaacatgccattagccttcttggcaacaagggcacgttgtcaactcatatccagcttctcgtccactgtaacccccaggtccttttctgcagaactgctgctttgccagtcggtccccagcctgtagcagtccaggggattcttccatcctaagtgcaggattctgggATTGGGCAAACTGGCCTGTGTCATGTGAGCCTGGActgccccttccctggctctgcagggctgtAACCGGCCCCGCTCCCCAGGTTGGAGCAGACTCTCTTGTGGCAGCTGGTGGGAGCCCTGAACAGGCGACTGGTCGTGCTGGCAGAGAGCTCggcgcttctgaaaatcagggctgtGGTTTGGCCTTGACCACTCACTTGCTGGTCTTGGCCCAGGCCCCAGGGTCCTGCAGCCCCCGGCACCTCTCCCTTATCTCCACAGCTCAACCTTGGCATTGCTCCTGTCTTTCACCCCCTGCTTCAAGTCACCTTGGAGTGCGGTCTCTGATCCTCATTCCTTGATCGCTCCCACCCCCAGGAGGCAGAACAAACCTAACTTGGGTCTGTAACTTCTGCCCCATACCTGCCTGCCTAGAAGCGGGGCCCCGTTTGCTGCTTGAAGTGTCCCTAAGGCGGGCAGGGGACTGTGGGGCTGCCTGGGGTGAAGCTGGGTCCTGTCTCACAcaccccagggctgggtggctccaggccaTGCGGCTGGAGAGCTGAGATGGTGTTTGGCTGGTTGTGGAAAACTGGAGGTTTATAAACAACTCAAGGGGTGTTTCTGgaagggggagacaccccagctccccacacccagagcaGGCTCAGCCTCCTACAATCAAAATCCCCCGGCCGCCAACAGCTGCAAGAGCAGGGCAGCCAATGGACCAGCTCCTGGTCTTGTGCATCCCAGTTGTTCACTGCCGTGGAGATCAACCCTGGGGTTGTTCCCTTGCCAAGGGGCCTGGTTCCCTGCTCCCGGGAGGAGGTGGTTGAGTGACACACGCCTGGAGGTTGGTGAATTAACCCCCCAGCTAGTGCGGCTACAGCACAGGGCCGGACCAGCTGCTCCCAGCCATTGCTCAGAATCCACAAAGGGGGCAGTTGGCCTGTTTTCTACCAACCCGTCAGAGGCAGGATCTGGCTCCTGCATGCAGAGACTGTCCTGATCTCAAGGCTGGCAGGGGCCAGTGAGATCAGCTAGCGCGTGACTTCCCCTGTAGCAGGCCTGAGATCGTTCCCAGCACGGAGCTGTTAGAAAAATGCCCcggcttcatttaaaaatgggccatgctggagaatccacctcaACTCTCGCTCAATGGGGCCGGAGGTTAATGACTTCACCATCTAAAACCGACACTTCctttccagtctgaacttgttCAACTTCCAGCCAGGGGGTCATGTTCACCCTTCCTCCACTAGACTGCCcttgattaaatatttgttcccatggCAGGTCACCCCTTCACCTCTTTGCTAAGCTCCTTGGGTCTCTCACAaccaggcaggttttctaacccactgatcattctcatggctcttctctgatttatcaacatcctccttgactggtgggcaccagaactggagccaggatcccagcagtggtcgcaccagtACCAGAGTGAGGAAAGAACCCCTCCGCTCCTATACGAGATCCCCGTTCatgcagccagagcagagccctgccccagggaatgGTACATAGGATGTTCTTGTATCGTGTGGCCAGGGTAGGGGGATCGGTGGCAGGGGACAGAGGGGGCACAGACCAAGGAATGGGTCTGTCACTCCCATCCTCTGggagagctgggatcccagcacATGGCCTCCAAAGGAACCGAGGGAGGAGGGTTGCTCCCCACGATGAGGGGCCCAGCTCCAGTGAAAAACCAGGGgcatggagcccagggctggaataggaggtgaaggggagtgggtcacagctgagcaTTACCCCTATTTTTCTCAGTTCAGGGGTTTCATCCCAGCTGGATCCAGGTCCGCTAGCCAGAGCAGGGACAGCCTGGCGCTGTAGCCCCAGCCGTCGGGCAGCCACAATGTTCCCGCGTGGCCAAGAGCCCCCAAATCATCTGGTGGAAGCCCGCCCCCTTTCCTAGCTAGCAGTGGGGGCTGAGGGCCACAGCTGGgtgcccccatccctgctgcagcccagagacATGACACCAGGGGTCCCTTACAGTCACAGCAACAAGATTTTATTCCAGCAACCCAGCCCCTTTAAATAAAACAGCTGATTAAAGCTCCGGCTGCCTCCCAccaggagcggggcaggggctccTTTAACGAAACCTCCCCCTCCTCggccccggggcgggggggagagcagTAATTGGGACACATGGTTCCACCTAACAGTCCCGGGGCACAGGGGGCCCAGAACCTGCTGTTAAAGACAGAAAGTTCACGGGCAATACGGCCTCGTATCAGCCCCGATCCTGGAGCCGGCCCCTCGTCTTTGGGCCATGGCCCAGAGGATGAAAGCCACGGGCGGGGCTCTGGGCTCAGTTCCAGCGGGTGTCCAGCCGCCGCACCCGCACCTTCTGCTTGTAGTGGTATTCTTTGAGGTACTCCTGGAGCGCGCCGGGGATGGGCAGGTGGCCGATGCCGTCGTAGGAGGTGCAGCCGGCCACCACAGCCCGGCACAGGTGCTGCAGGGCGAAGGGGAAGGGCCGGCGCACGGGCCGGGAGAGCAGGGGTTCGAAGAACATGCAGGCGCTAGGGTCTTTGTACCGCTCCAGCAGGCCCGAGACGGTGGGGGCGTGGAAGACGCCAGGGTCGTGCACGTCGAAGCTGAAGTTGTGGTTCCACTGCTCGACCCGGGCGTGGAGTGAGCGGCCGTAGCGCCGGAAACTGACTGAGAAGAGATAATCCTCCTGGGCCGAATCCCGCAGCAGgaaggtcccttctggcttccCCTCCAGCAGAGCCTCGGCCTGGTAGCGATCCATCACCCCCCAGTAGCAGGGCAGCCGGGTCAGCTGCAGCAGATCTGGCACCAGGCAGTGGATGTAGTCAATCTGGGTGTGGACGCGGAGCTCCGGCTCTGGGGCCGCAGCTGCTGCcaccaactcctcctcctcttcctcctggggGGCCAGGGGGGCCCAGTTGTCCCCGGCCAGTTCGTTCATGCCGGGGGCCAGCTTGGGCCCCAGTTTGTAGAGCGGGTTGATCTGCGCCGTGGCCTCGAAGGTGTGGATCATGGCGTCTGGGGGcggctccaccccctgctcaatgctGATGCGCCTCCGCTCCCGCAGCCGGTCGTCCTCGTCCTCTGCCGGCCCCGCCCTGCCGCAGGCCAGTCCCTCCTGCGCCGACACGGGCGCCGTGTGCTGCTTGATGAGGTTCCACTTGCGGGCCAGCTCCGAGCCAGCCGGGAAGGGGCAGGTCTCCAGCATCAGCTCCCACAGGTGGATCTTGCGCTGGGAAGGGGAGAATTCGGGGGAGCGGGCCCCACCACTGCCCTTGATGGGGAAACACTGGCCCACCGCGTCCTGGATCCTCTGCCGCAGCGAATGCCCTGCCCGCCGGCCCGGCTCGGCCCCCTCTGAGTCCTGCCCCGCCGGGGGCCCCGGTAGCTTTGTTCTCCTGCGTCCGCTGCGCCGCCCCCTGGCCTCGCCCGACCTCTCCTTGGGCCGGGCCCCTCGCTCTGGCCCCTCTCCGGCCTGGGACATGACAGGGCCCAGCGCGCAGAGGACTTGGGAAGGTGTCAGGGGGCCCGGTCTCTGCTGGGGTGGGGCGACCCCAGCTCGCTCATGGTGGGGACGGGGAGCATCCGGTCTGCACTGAAGGAAGAGAGTTCATTAGAGCCCAGACCCACTGGGACCCCAAGTcccctgcgccccaccccagaagtggctgcatctcagcaccaggcaaggAATCCGTGTAtagacccccaccccagccatgcgtcatcccagaggtggctgcatctcagcactggatGAGGGATCCCCCAgctgagggggcgctgggctggcaCAACCAGGGCTCTGTCCTGGCCAGTGGACGATCCCATCCTGCCGCAGGTATTTTGTTCAGCGCTAACGGGGAAGTGACAGTCTCCACTcacaagccccctccccccgtccacctgcccctgtccctcagcactcagggcgggggcatgctcagagtgtgggggcaggggtgactccaggcctcagcacgccaagcgcgtgcttggggcgacatgccgcggggggcgctctgccagtcgccgggagggtggcaggcagttctgggggaccagcggaccctccgctggTCccccggagccacctgccaccctaccagcgaccggcagagcaccccccacagcatgccgccttgcttggggcagcaaaatgtctagagccgcccctgca from Gopherus evgoodei ecotype Sinaloan lineage unplaced genomic scaffold, rGopEvg1_v1.p scaffold_34_arrow_ctg1, whole genome shotgun sequence includes:
- the LOC115641346 gene encoding suppressor of cytokine signaling 5-like; amino-acid sequence: MSQAGEGPERGARPKERSGEARGRRSGRRRTKLPGPPAGQDSEGAEPGRRAGHSLRQRIQDAVGQCFPIKGSGGARSPEFSPSQRKIHLWELMLETCPFPAGSELARKWNLIKQHTAPVSAQEGLACGRAGPAEDEDDRLRERRRISIEQGVEPPPDAMIHTFEATAQINPLYKLGPKLAPGMNELAGDNWAPLAPQEEEEEELVAAAAAPEPELRVHTQIDYIHCLVPDLLQLTRLPCYWGVMDRYQAEALLEGKPEGTFLLRDSAQEDYLFSVSFRRYGRSLHARVEQWNHNFSFDVHDPGVFHAPTVSGLLERYKDPSACMFFEPLLSRPVRRPFPFALQHLCRAVVAGCTSYDGIGHLPIPGALQEYLKEYHYKQKVRVRRLDTRWN